One window of Halopelagius longus genomic DNA carries:
- a CDS encoding type II secretion system F family protein, whose amino-acid sequence MSEAFGAENSEGGGVTGRRTSFAAADRVCYALFARHADAARHERARRAYRGTDLRIGFDVYLARVYAVSWLFALLVGLPAGVVAVALPDSTLSAAVAAVEGAVPLVETAPVPRVPRPVVAVAAAVFAGSMAKRGVVALGGRYLRWVAAARRSNIERTLPGAVRYLHVLASGSDGRRAMLRRVADTEAYGETAVSVRKALNTAAMTGNVNEGLRRVARDTPAQDTLSPFLLKYREHADQGSDALRNYLRMESRMLGHRQDRRRKRSEGFLELLSEVFIVLLVMPALLVIVLTVMSIIAPGLSAPVWTPVGETTVRGFAVYASGLLILVVGVVASALVAALRPPDQTIGYERPASKVETLATAASNPASAALVFLPVGVLGAVTAVFLGAKWADVALAGYVVYALPVGAVAVRRARLDDAKDREIKDFVHAVSGHVSLGRPFGEAVEHVARDVDLGPLSADVADLASNLQLTTPNTGTDEDLRTAALDRFVERVGTPMAEQTIGLVTGALDAGSDTGTVFETLQSEIGRLYHEKRELRSGLLVYVAVGWTTALLVVGITVATSAQVFDGFAQLSSMSDLSGVSLDPTAVDLERDRFRIYVTTQTTMLASGWFAGAASRGRYESLLHSAILVVVCHVVFRGAGVI is encoded by the coding sequence GTGAGTGAGGCGTTCGGCGCGGAGAACTCCGAGGGCGGCGGTGTCACCGGCCGCCGAACCTCGTTCGCCGCCGCGGACCGGGTCTGTTACGCCCTGTTCGCCCGCCACGCCGACGCCGCGCGCCACGAACGCGCCCGCCGCGCCTACCGCGGGACCGACCTCCGGATCGGGTTCGACGTGTACCTCGCCCGCGTGTACGCTGTTTCGTGGCTGTTCGCCCTCCTCGTCGGCCTCCCGGCGGGCGTCGTCGCCGTCGCGCTTCCGGATTCGACGCTCTCGGCGGCGGTGGCCGCCGTCGAAGGTGCCGTCCCCCTCGTCGAGACGGCCCCGGTTCCGCGAGTTCCGCGACCGGTCGTCGCAGTCGCGGCGGCCGTCTTCGCCGGGTCGATGGCCAAACGGGGCGTCGTCGCCCTCGGCGGCCGGTACCTGCGGTGGGTCGCCGCCGCCCGTCGGTCGAACATCGAACGGACGCTTCCGGGCGCGGTGCGCTACCTACACGTCCTCGCGTCGGGGAGCGACGGCCGCCGGGCGATGCTCCGGCGCGTCGCAGACACCGAGGCGTACGGCGAGACGGCCGTCTCCGTGCGGAAGGCGCTGAACACCGCCGCGATGACCGGCAACGTCAACGAGGGACTGCGGCGCGTCGCCCGCGACACGCCCGCGCAGGACACCCTCTCGCCGTTCCTCCTGAAGTACCGCGAACACGCCGACCAAGGCTCCGACGCCCTCCGGAACTACCTCCGGATGGAGAGCCGGATGCTCGGCCACCGACAGGACCGCCGGCGCAAACGTTCCGAGGGCTTCCTCGAACTGCTCTCTGAGGTGTTCATCGTCCTGTTGGTGATGCCCGCGCTGTTGGTCATCGTCCTCACGGTGATGAGCATCATCGCGCCCGGGCTCTCCGCGCCGGTGTGGACGCCCGTCGGAGAAACCACCGTCCGCGGGTTCGCCGTCTACGCCAGCGGTCTCCTCATCCTCGTCGTCGGCGTCGTCGCCTCCGCGTTGGTCGCCGCCCTCCGCCCGCCCGACCAGACCATCGGGTACGAACGCCCCGCCTCGAAGGTGGAAACGCTCGCCACCGCCGCCTCGAACCCGGCGAGTGCCGCCCTCGTCTTCCTCCCCGTCGGCGTCCTCGGAGCGGTGACCGCCGTCTTCCTCGGTGCGAAGTGGGCGGACGTCGCCCTCGCGGGGTACGTCGTCTACGCGCTACCCGTCGGCGCGGTGGCCGTCCGCCGCGCCCGCCTCGACGACGCGAAGGATCGCGAGATAAAGGACTTCGTCCACGCCGTCTCGGGGCACGTCAGCCTCGGCCGCCCGTTCGGCGAGGCGGTCGAACACGTCGCCCGCGACGTGGATTTGGGTCCGCTCTCCGCCGACGTGGCCGACCTCGCGTCGAACCTCCAACTGACGACGCCGAACACCGGCACCGACGAGGACCTGCGGACGGCCGCCTTGGACCGGTTCGTCGAACGCGTCGGCACGCCGATGGCCGAACAGACGATCGGCCTCGTGACGGGTGCGCTCGACGCCGGGAGCGACACCGGAACCGTCTTCGAGACACTCCAGAGCGAAATCGGGCGGCTCTACCACGAGAAGCGCGAACTCCGCTCGGGACTGCTCGTCTACGTCGCCGTCGGGTGGACGACGGCGCTCCTCGTCGTCGGCATCACCGTCGCCACGAGTGCGCAGGTGTTCGACGGGTTCGCTCAACTGTCCTCCATGTCGGACCTCTCGGGCGTCTCCTTGGACCCGACGGCCGTCGACCTCGAACGGGACCGCTTCCGAATCTACGTGACGACCCAGACGACGATGCTCGCGTCGGGGTGGTTCGCCGGCGCGGCGAGTCGCGGCCGCTACGAGTCGCTGCTTCACTCGGCGATACTCGTCGTCGTCTGCCACGTCGTCTTCCGGGGGGCTGGCGTGATATGA
- a CDS encoding DUF7289 family protein encodes MTDRAQSAVVGVALLLAMTVVGIGALTAAAGTALQDGVAASESARIADALDDSLDHTDGAGRDESTVEVAGGTLRVENRTVRVLNDSDTVWAADAGAVVYETGDGSRRVAYHAGAVTASHAGVGRMDAPPSVAPANGTLYVGVPVLNATGSDAVSAFGTSVDVTFRTNATHEAHTLPENRYRVAVETPTPAPWERHFAERNATTTRRDFDGDGTESVVAAFPGRRSVRLVVHDLRLEVA; translated from the coding sequence ATGACGGACAGAGCCCAGTCGGCCGTCGTCGGCGTCGCACTCCTCTTGGCGATGACCGTCGTCGGAATCGGCGCGCTCACCGCCGCCGCGGGCACCGCCCTCCAAGACGGCGTGGCGGCGAGCGAGTCCGCTCGAATCGCGGACGCACTCGACGACTCGCTCGACCACACGGACGGCGCGGGCCGAGACGAATCGACGGTCGAAGTCGCGGGCGGGACGCTCCGCGTCGAGAACCGGACGGTCCGCGTGCTGAACGATTCAGACACCGTGTGGGCCGCCGACGCGGGCGCGGTCGTCTACGAGACGGGAGACGGGAGTCGCCGCGTCGCGTACCACGCGGGGGCGGTGACTGCGAGTCACGCGGGCGTCGGACGCATGGACGCGCCGCCGTCCGTCGCGCCCGCGAACGGGACGTTATACGTCGGAGTGCCGGTGCTGAACGCGACCGGTTCCGACGCCGTCTCCGCGTTCGGTACGTCGGTGGACGTGACGTTCCGGACGAACGCGACGCACGAGGCGCACACCCTCCCCGAGAACCGCTATCGGGTCGCCGTCGAGACGCCGACGCCCGCGCCGTGGGAACGGCACTTCGCGGAGCGAAACGCGACGACGACGCGGCGGGACTTCGACGGCGACGGAACCGAGAGCGTCGTCGCCGCCTTCCCCGGCCGGCGGAGCGTCCGCCTCGTCGTCCACGACCTGCGACTGGAGGTGGCCTGA
- a CDS encoding DUF7266 family protein, whose amino-acid sequence MGRPPRSAHPSRSSRTLPSDRALSPVVGKGLEVGLVVLFVALLTTTLYGGVVPDYRTAAGDEVGERALVGAAERIEGAVPERSVRVERAVSAPLPTTIRGDPYRVRAANGTLVLDHPTPGIGGRVRLAVPSRVTNVTGTWASSTPSWVVVRDGARGPRVYLANGNRTEVANETGVDP is encoded by the coding sequence ATGGGCCGTCCGCCGCGTTCGGCGCATCCGTCGCGTTCGTCGCGGACTCTCCCCTCGGACCGCGCCCTCTCGCCGGTCGTCGGCAAGGGCCTCGAAGTCGGGCTGGTCGTCCTGTTCGTCGCGTTGCTGACGACGACGCTCTACGGCGGCGTCGTCCCCGACTACCGCACCGCCGCGGGGGACGAAGTCGGCGAACGCGCACTCGTCGGCGCCGCGGAACGCATCGAGGGGGCGGTTCCGGAGCGCTCGGTCCGCGTCGAACGCGCCGTCTCGGCCCCGCTTCCGACCACCATCCGCGGCGACCCCTACCGCGTCCGGGCGGCGAACGGAACGCTCGTCCTCGACCACCCGACCCCCGGTATCGGGGGGCGGGTCAGACTCGCGGTGCCCTCGCGCGTGACGAACGTGACCGGAACGTGGGCGAGTTCGACCCCCTCGTGGGTCGTCGTCCGTGATGGCGCGCGCGGCCCGCGCGTCTACTTGGCGAACGGAAACCGGACCGAGGTGGCGAACGAAACGGGGGTGGACCCGTGA
- a CDS encoding DUF7263 family protein, with protein sequence MNDADSPRSDARGQANLLALAAALVLLTAATVGSVALADRALGGADRDPGARHAAEAAAARLVAAESNYTRRANVVNRTAVRTLDADDIDRLAPPVRGRAVRVRLGNETLLERGDPEGATARRLVRVEGGDRRSESVNFTERTAVSLPDRVRRVRLGVSAGGNTSVVTVRANDRVVLHDRSGLSGEYVVSVPPVASPRLSFAVENGSDGTATVEWTATNATAETLEVTVGA encoded by the coding sequence GTGAACGACGCCGATTCGCCGCGCTCCGACGCGCGCGGGCAGGCGAATCTCCTGGCTCTCGCCGCCGCACTCGTCCTCCTGACCGCCGCGACGGTCGGAAGCGTCGCCCTCGCGGACCGAGCGCTCGGCGGTGCGGACCGCGACCCGGGGGCGAGACACGCCGCCGAGGCGGCCGCCGCCCGCCTCGTCGCCGCCGAATCGAACTACACGCGGCGCGCGAACGTCGTGAACCGAACGGCGGTTCGGACGCTCGACGCGGACGATATCGACCGACTCGCGCCGCCCGTCCGGGGCCGGGCGGTCCGGGTCCGACTGGGGAACGAGACGTTGCTAGAACGGGGCGACCCCGAGGGGGCGACCGCCCGCAGACTCGTCCGCGTCGAGGGGGGCGACCGCCGGTCCGAGTCGGTGAACTTCACGGAGCGAACGGCCGTGTCGCTTCCCGACCGGGTGCGGCGCGTCCGCCTCGGCGTGTCCGCCGGAGGCAACACCTCGGTCGTGACGGTGCGAGCGAACGACCGGGTCGTCCTCCACGACCGGTCGGGACTCTCCGGCGAGTACGTCGTCTCCGTCCCGCCCGTCGCGTCGCCGAGACTGTCGTTCGCGGTCGAAAACGGGAGCGACGGGACGGCCACCGTCGAGTGGACGGCGACGAACGCGACGGCGGAGACGCTGGAGGTGACCGTCGGTGCGTGA
- a CDS encoding DUF7262 family protein, which produces MRESRAESGERAQLATSLAEAVVGILLVAAVAAGFAVAPVGGDADAAPSQRLDRLASDALSVLAAEPPTGSGISRLTAACRSESAFENEREALATRLDSLLPDSVAYRLATPRGRVGYPPPDGLPAGRADRQTAGCAVTLRVWYV; this is translated from the coding sequence GTGCGTGAGTCGAGAGCCGAGTCGGGCGAACGCGCCCAACTCGCCACGTCGCTGGCGGAAGCGGTCGTCGGCATCCTCCTCGTCGCCGCCGTCGCGGCGGGGTTCGCCGTCGCTCCCGTCGGCGGCGACGCGGACGCCGCCCCGTCGCAACGACTCGACCGGCTGGCGTCGGACGCGCTGTCGGTCCTCGCCGCCGAACCGCCGACCGGAAGCGGTATCTCTCGTCTGACCGCCGCCTGCCGGTCGGAGTCGGCGTTCGAAAACGAGCGCGAGGCGTTGGCGACGCGCCTCGACTCCCTCCTGCCGGACTCGGTGGCGTACCGCCTCGCCACGCCCCGCGGCCGCGTCGGGTACCCCCCGCCGGACGGACTCCCCGCCGGTCGCGCCGACCGCCAGACCGCCGGGTGCGCGGTGACGCTCAGGGTGTGGTACGTGTGA
- a CDS encoding DUF7261 family protein, giving the protein MSRNRGQVVLLAAVVVAVALVPMTLAYAQLGYDADRTPSPGPTDPSGVDEARETLRTSLVVAAADVDGEYAWGNREAAATAVREAIDADARRLAEDRAGEERSLAVAANGSAAGRWAGRNCPTGDGRDFGACRVEEGVVVQERANETTVVAAAFDVSVVAPGERSEVTVVVRPVA; this is encoded by the coding sequence GTGAGCCGAAATCGCGGGCAGGTCGTCCTCCTCGCGGCCGTCGTCGTCGCCGTCGCCCTCGTGCCGATGACGCTCGCGTACGCCCAACTGGGGTACGACGCCGACCGGACGCCCTCGCCCGGGCCGACCGACCCCTCGGGAGTCGACGAGGCGCGCGAGACGCTCCGAACGTCGCTCGTCGTCGCCGCCGCCGACGTCGACGGCGAGTACGCGTGGGGGAATCGCGAGGCGGCGGCGACGGCGGTTCGGGAAGCTATCGACGCCGACGCGCGCCGCCTCGCCGAAGACAGGGCGGGCGAGGAACGGTCCCTCGCCGTCGCCGCCAACGGGTCGGCGGCCGGGCGGTGGGCGGGGCGGAACTGCCCGACCGGAGACGGGCGAGACTTCGGAGCGTGCCGCGTCGAAGAGGGCGTCGTCGTCCAAGAACGCGCGAACGAGACGACCGTCGTCGCCGCGGCGTTCGACGTCTCGGTCGTCGCTCCGGGCGAACGGAGTGAAGTAACGGTGGTCGTCCGTCCCGTCGCGTAG
- a CDS encoding amphi-Trp domain-containing protein — protein sequence MANSTDSKQTMDRQEFAEYLRELANQFDGESDANIPVGNKRVNLSPTRNVKTEIEVIERSSMLRGNKESIELNARWKRDK from the coding sequence ATGGCAAACTCAACCGACTCCAAGCAGACGATGGACCGACAGGAGTTCGCAGAGTACCTCCGAGAACTGGCGAACCAGTTCGACGGCGAGTCGGACGCGAACATCCCCGTCGGGAACAAGCGCGTGAACTTGAGTCCGACGCGGAACGTGAAGACGGAGATAGAGGTCATAGAGCGGTCCTCGATGCTCCGCGGGAACAAAGAGTCGATAGAGCTCAACGCCCGATGGAAGCGGGACAAATAG
- a CDS encoding nucleotide-binding protein: MVEAFAVASGKGGTGKTTSTLALGMALADRYDVTVIDADTGMANMLFHTGLDDADVTLHDLLVEGRGAAVGDAVYERFGLSVVPCGTSLDAFEAADPARLRDVVAELAADTDVLLLDSPAALGSKSAVLPVVLADRVVVVLQPTIPSLSDGLKVQEYARSYGTETAGVLFNRVRPDEDVERVAEQAAQYFGGTTLAAVPESDAVRAARREGKPLLEHAPADPAADAFREAAASLEVRSDGDAAGVAERFRSAVVPDRV, translated from the coding sequence ATGGTCGAGGCGTTCGCCGTCGCAAGCGGGAAGGGAGGAACGGGGAAGACGACGAGCACGCTCGCACTCGGGATGGCGCTCGCCGACCGGTACGACGTGACGGTCATCGACGCCGACACGGGGATGGCGAACATGCTGTTTCACACCGGCTTGGACGACGCCGACGTGACCCTGCACGACCTGCTCGTGGAGGGGCGCGGCGCGGCCGTCGGAGACGCCGTCTACGAGCGGTTCGGGCTCTCGGTCGTTCCCTGCGGAACCAGCCTCGACGCGTTCGAGGCGGCCGACCCCGCGCGCCTCCGCGACGTCGTCGCCGAACTCGCCGCCGACACGGACGTGCTCCTCTTGGACTCGCCGGCGGCCCTCGGGTCGAAGAGCGCCGTCCTCCCCGTCGTCCTCGCGGACCGGGTGGTGGTCGTCCTCCAACCGACGATACCCTCGCTCTCGGACGGCCTGAAGGTACAGGAGTACGCTCGCTCCTACGGCACGGAGACGGCGGGCGTCCTGTTCAACCGCGTCCGCCCCGACGAGGACGTCGAACGGGTCGCAGAGCAGGCGGCGCAGTACTTCGGGGGGACGACGCTCGCCGCCGTCCCCGAGAGCGACGCGGTGCGGGCGGCCCGGCGGGAGGGGAAACCCCTCCTCGAACACGCGCCGGCGGACCCGGCGGCGGACGCCTTCCGCGAGGCGGCGGCGTCGCTTGAGGTTCGCTCGGACGGCGACGCGGCGGGCGTCGCCGAACGCTTCCGAAGCGCCGTCGTCCCCGACAGGGTGTGA